A genomic window from Solanum dulcamara chromosome 11, daSolDulc1.2, whole genome shotgun sequence includes:
- the LOC129873275 gene encoding ribulose bisphosphate carboxylase small subunit, chloroplastic 3: MASSVMSSAAVATRANAAQASMVAPFTGLKSAASFPVSRKQNLDITSIASNGGRVRCMQVWPPINKKKYETFSYLPDLAEEQLLREIEYLLKNGWVRCLEFETERGFVYRENHSSPGYYDGRYWTMWKLPMFGCTDATQVLNEVQEAKKAYPQAWIRIIGFDNVRQVQCISFIAYKPEGY, encoded by the exons ATGGCTTCTTCAGTTATGTCCTCAGCAGCTGTTGCCACTCGCGCCAATGCTGCACAAGCCAGCATGGTTGCCCCCTTCACTGGCCTCAAGTCCGCTGCCTCTTTCCCTGTTTCAAGAAAGCAAAACCTTGACATAACCTCCATTGCTAGCAATGGTGGAAGAGTCCGATGCATGCAA GTGTGGCCACCAATTAACAAGAAGAAGTACGAGACATTCTCATACCTTCCTGACTTGGCCGAGGAGCAATTGCTCAGGGAAATTGAGTACCTTTTGAAAAATGGATGGGTTCGTTGCTTGGAATTCGAGACTGAG CGCGGATTTGTGTACCGTGAGAACCACAGTTCACCTGGATACTATGACGGTAGGTACTGGACCATGTGGAAGTTGCCCATGTTTGGGTGCACTGACGCCACCCAGGTGTTGAATGAGGTCCAGGAGGCAAAGAAGGCTTACCCACAGGCCTGGATCCGTATCATCGGATTTGACAACGTTCGTCAAGTGCAGTGCATCAGTTTCATTGCCTACAAGCCTGAAGGCTACTAA